The DNA segment GAGATGGTGATGCCCGGCGACCGCCTGGAGGTGGTGGGCGAGTTGCAGAAGCCGATCGCGATGGACAAGGGGCTTCGCTTCGCGATTCGTGAGGGTGGCCGCACCGTGGGTGCCGGCACCATCACCGAGATCATCGAGTAGCGACGTGGTCCCGTCTCCCCGGGGGGGGCGGGACTTGGAAAGACCGTGGGGGCCCTTCGGGGTTGCCCGGCGCAGGGCAGTAGCTCAATTGGCAGAGCAACGGTCTCCAAAACCGTAGGTTGGGGGTTCGAGTCCCTCCTGCCCTGCCAGTAGGCGCGGCAGTGCCCGACCTGGGCACGTGGAGATGGTCATGGCAGGAGGCATCGGCAAGGCGCGAGGGTTCGTCGACGACGTCTGGAAGGAACTCAAGCGGACGTCCTGGCCGAGCAAGCAGGAGGTTTACGGGACCACCTTGGTGGTGATCGTGGCGACGATCATCGTGGCGGTTTACCTGGGTCTGGTCGACCTCGTGTTGGCCACGCTCCAGAAATTGGTGCTTTTCTCCTAGCGGTCCCCTGGGGACCGTGGTTCCGGCGGGCTCTTTCCAGGGGGCCGGCCTTGGGCGGGTGAAGGATGACGGATACCGAAAAGAGGGAGCAGATCGATTCTGACGTCCCCGCCGAGGCTTCGTCCCCGGCGCCCGATCCCGCCGTCGAGACTCCCGCCGGCGCCGAGGGGGCCGAGGCGGCTCCTGTGGACACCGCCGATCCCGAGGCCGGCACGTCCGCGCCGCCTCCCGGGGACGACGGCAAGGAGTGGTACATCATCCACACCTACAGTGGATTCGAAAACAAGGTCATGCAGTCCCTCCGGCAGAGGGCCGATGCCTACGGGATGGGGGACAAGATCGGCGAGATCCTGGTGCCGACCGAAGATGTCGTCGAGATTCGCGACGGCAAGAAGTACACGCTGAAGAAGAAGTTCTTTCCGGGCTACGTGCTGGTCCAGATGGAGATGTCGGACGAGGCGTGGCACGTGGTGCGGAGCACTCCCAAGGTTACGGGTTTCGTCGGCGGTTCTCAGCGTCCGCTGCCGATGACGCAGGAGGAGGTCGACAGGATTCTCGGCCAGATCCACGTCACCGAGACCAAGCCCAAGCCGAAGTTCGACTATAAGGTCGGCGAGACCGTGAAGATCACCGACGGGCCGTTCAGCAACTTCACGGGAGTGGTGGAAGAGATCAACGAAGACCGGGCGACGCTCAAGGTCATGGTCAGTATCTTCGGCCGGGCGACGCCGGTGGAACTCGAGTTCCACCAGGTCAAGCGGCCCGACTGAGTCGGGCCGGGAGAACGCCGACACCAGGTTGTCGGCCAACGGCGAGGGGATGAAGCTCGAGCCTCCCGCCGCGCGAGGAAACGATGGCGAAGAAAGTGATGGCCATGGTCAAGCTGCACTGTCCCGCGGGGCAAGCCACTCCGGCACCGCCGGTGGGTCCCGCCCTCGGGCAGCACGGCGTCAACATCATGGAGTTTTGCAAGGCATTCAATGCCAAGACCCAGGACCAGCGGGGAATGATCATTCCCGCGGTGATTACGATCTACCAGGACCGTTCCTTCACTTTCATTACCAAGACTCCTCCCGCATCGATCCTGCTGCTCAAGGCCGTGGGTGTCGAGAAGGGATCGGGTGAGCCGAACCGGAAGAAGGTCGGCAAAGTCACCCGGGCCCAGTTGGAGGAGATCGCCAAAGCCAAGTGGCCGGACCTGACGGCCGCCGACATGGACGCCGCCGTGCGCACGATTTCCGGCAGCGCACGCAGCATGGGTATCGAGGTCGTCGAGTAGCGTCGGCTGGAGGTTTTGAAATGGCGCGCCGTGGAAAGAAATACAGGGCCGTAGCGGAGAAGCTCGACCGGGCTCCGATCGAGGTTTCCCAGGCCCTGCAAAAGCTCAACGAGATTTCCTGGGCGGGTTTCGACGAGACCGTCGAAGTCGCCTTCCTCCTGGGGGTCGATCCCCGTCACGCGGACCAGATGGTGCGCGGTACGGTGGTCTTGCCCCACGGTACGGGCAAGACCAAGCGGGTCCTGGCCATCGCTGGAGGAGAGAAGCTCAAGGAAGCCGAGGAAGCTGGTGCCGACTTCGTTCTGTCGGGCAAGGAGGCCGTGGAGAAGATCCAGGGCGGTTTCCTCGACTTCGAAGCCGTCGTCGCCACGCCGGACACGATGCGGGACATCGGTCGGCTGGGAAAGATCCTCGGCCCCCGGGGGCTGATGCCCAACCCGAAGGTCGGCACCGTGACTCCGAACATCGGTGACGCGGTTCGTGAGATCAAGGCCGGTAGGGTGGAGTTCCGGGTCAACAAGACTTCGATCGTGCATGGCGTGATCGGCAAGAAGTCGTTTTCGCAGGAGCAGTTGCTCGACAATTTCCGAGCCTTTCTCACTGCGATTCAGCGGGCCAAGCCTGCGGCGGCCAAGGGCCGGTACATTCGCACCTGTCACATCGGCACGACGATGAGTCCAAGCCTCGAGCTGGACCTCGCGGACCTGGAGAAGGTCGGCGTGGTCGAGCGGGCCTGAGGGCGGAAGGAGAACGGCGATGGTTTATACCAGGAGCCAGAAGGAAGCCCAGGTCGAGCAGATTCGCGAGATCTTCGAGTCGGCCAACAGCATCTTCCTCGTCGATCTGACCGGTCTCGACAGCAACGAGGTCAACAAGTTGCGGGCCGGTCTGAGGGAGAAGGGCGCGCGGATGCAGGTGATCAAGAACCGCCTGGCCAAGCGGGCCGCGGGAGAAGGCCCCGTGGCGGCTCTCGAAGGCTGGTTCAGTGGACCGACCGCCATGGTCTATCACGCCGAAGAGCCGGTGAGCACGGCCAAGAGCCTGGTGGATTTCGCCAAGGATCACCCCCGGCTCGGAATCAAGGCCGGCCTGATCGATCGCAATCAGACCGTCGACGGCGAAGGCGTCGTCGCGGTTTCCAAGTTGCCGGGCATCGACGAGACCCGGTCGATGTTGTTGTCCCTGATCAACGGTCCGGCGCAGAAGCTGGTCCGTTTGTTCTCGACCCCGGCCACCCAGCTCGCCACCGTGCTCGACAAGCACAGCCAGCAGGGTGGGTAGTCTAGAGGATAGGCAATAAGTCCACCGGCTCGGAATTGGGGCATTGGGCCCGCTCCGGTGCAGGGTGTCAGAAGATCTAAGGTTTTCCGGACCGGCGGACGAAAGGCCGGACCACGAAGGAGCAAGAACACCATGGCTGCTGATCTCAATCAGATTGCTGAGTCGCTGAGCGAGCTGACCGTGATGGAGGCTGCGAACCTCGTCAAGATGCTCGAAGAGAAGTGGGGCGTTTCCGCCGCCGCACCGGTTGCCGTCGCCGCCGTGGCTGGCGCCGCCGGTGGCGAGGCCGCCGCGGAGGAGAAGACCGAGTTCGACGTCGAGCTGACCGCCGTCGGCCCGAAGAAGATCAACGTGATCAAGGTCGTCCGCGAGGTCACGAGCCTCGGCCTCAAGGAGGCCAAGGAACTGGTCGAATCGGCCCCGAAGGTGGTCAAGGAAGCCGTGACCAAGGACGAGGCCGAAGAGATCAAGAAGAAGTTCGAAGAAGTCGGCGCGACCGCGGAGATCAAGTAGTCCGTCAGTCGGAGGTGCCCGGTTCGGTCCGTGATGCCTTGTCGACAGAAGGCGTGGCCCGGTCCCTGCTCGATGCGGGGAAGCGGGCTACGTCTGTCTTGCCGCCGTACCGGTGTGGGGCCGTTCTTTCCCGCCGGTGGCGATTCCGTGCTGGTTGTTCTCCACTCCGGCCCCCCCCGGGGGGTGGCCGGATCCCGGTGTTACGCAGCATTTCCTGAGGGTGGGCTCTGATGGCTACAGCCGAAATCAAGCCGCGTGGACGCAAGGGATTCTCCAAGATCCCCTCAACCATTCGCATTCCCAACCTGATCGAGGTGCAGAAACGCTCCTACGAGCGCTTCCTGCAGATGTACACGGCTCCCGACGACCGCGAGGACGTCGGGCTCCAGGCCGTGTTCAAGTCGATCTTCCCGATCGAAGATTTTCGCGAGACCTGCAGTCTCGAGTTCATGGAGTACTCGATCGGGCACTGGGCATGCAAGTGCGAGATCCTTCAGGGGATCGAGAAACTGCGCGTCGTTTGCCGCAACTGCGGCCAGCCCTTCATCGCGCGGATGCCGAAGGAGTCGGAGTTCGGCTGCCCGAGTTGCGGGGAATCGAATCCGAACAAGCTCGAGATCTGTGAGGAGTGCGGCGAACCCGTCGGGCTGAAGTTCAAGTACTCGATGGAGGAATGCCAGGCGCGGGGAATGAGCTTCAACGTGCCGTTGAAGGTGACGATCCACCTCATCGTCTACGACAAGGATCCCGAAACCGGCGCCCGATCGATCCGCGACATCAAGGAGCAGGAGGTCTACTTCGGCGAGATTCCGATGCTCACCGGTGATGGGACTTTCATCATCAACGGAACCGAGCGGGTGATCGTCTCCCAGCTCCACCGATCTCCCGGGGTCTTCTTCCAGGCCACGCCGGACCGCAGCACCCACACAGCGAAGATCATTCCCTACCGGGGGGCCTGGGTCGAGTTCGAGTACGACCAGAAGCAGATCCTCAACGTTCGCATCGATCGTAAGAGGAAATTCCACGGCACGGTGTTCCTGCGCGCCCTCGGGCTTTCCTCGGATGAGGAGATCCTGCGCGAGTTCTACACGCCGACGGAAGTTCTGCTGCAGGAAGAAAACATCCTCTGGGGTGTCGGACCGGGACTGCTGCAGAAACGCGCGCTCGAGGAGATCAAAAACGACCAGGGCAAAACCATCCTGCGTAAGGGTGTGAAAATCCGCAAGGCGAATCTCAAGCGCCTCGAGGATGCCGCGATCGCCTATGTGCCGGTCGCCGAGGAGGAGTTTTCCGGCGCCGTGGCCCTCGAGCCGATCGTGCACCCTGAAACGGGTGAGTTGATTTGCGAGGTCAACCAGGAAATCACGGCCGAGCAGTTGGCCGAAATCCGGGAAGCGGGCATCGAGCGATTGATCGTCTTTTTCCCCGAGAACGATCCGGTCGGGCCCGTGTTGCATACCACCTTGAAGAAGGACGGCGTGAAGACCCCGGAGGAAGCGTTGCTGGAGATCTACCGCAAGCTCCGTCCGGGTGACCCGCCGACGTTCGATGCGGCGAACAAGCTGTTCAACGCGATGTTCTTCGATCCCCAGCGATACGACTTCTCGCGGGTCGG comes from the Acidobacteriota bacterium genome and includes:
- the rplJ gene encoding 50S ribosomal protein L10; this translates as MVYTRSQKEAQVEQIREIFESANSIFLVDLTGLDSNEVNKLRAGLREKGARMQVIKNRLAKRAAGEGPVAALEGWFSGPTAMVYHAEEPVSTAKSLVDFAKDHPRLGIKAGLIDRNQTVDGEGVVAVSKLPGIDETRSMLLSLINGPAQKLVRLFSTPATQLATVLDKHSQQGG
- the rplK gene encoding 50S ribosomal protein L11, which codes for MAKKVMAMVKLHCPAGQATPAPPVGPALGQHGVNIMEFCKAFNAKTQDQRGMIIPAVITIYQDRSFTFITKTPPASILLLKAVGVEKGSGEPNRKKVGKVTRAQLEEIAKAKWPDLTAADMDAAVRTISGSARSMGIEVVE
- the tuf gene encoding elongation factor Tu (EF-Tu; promotes GTP-dependent binding of aminoacyl-tRNA to the A-site of ribosomes during protein biosynthesis; when the tRNA anticodon matches the mRNA codon, GTP hydrolysis results; the inactive EF-Tu-GDP leaves the ribosome and release of GDP is promoted by elongation factor Ts; many prokaryotes have two copies of the gene encoding EF-Tu) — its product is EMVMPGDRLEVVGELQKPIAMDKGLRFAIREGGRTVGAGTITEIIE
- the rplA gene encoding 50S ribosomal protein L1, encoding MARRGKKYRAVAEKLDRAPIEVSQALQKLNEISWAGFDETVEVAFLLGVDPRHADQMVRGTVVLPHGTGKTKRVLAIAGGEKLKEAEEAGADFVLSGKEAVEKIQGGFLDFEAVVATPDTMRDIGRLGKILGPRGLMPNPKVGTVTPNIGDAVREIKAGRVEFRVNKTSIVHGVIGKKSFSQEQLLDNFRAFLTAIQRAKPAAAKGRYIRTCHIGTTMSPSLELDLADLEKVGVVERA
- the secE gene encoding preprotein translocase subunit SecE; translation: MAGGIGKARGFVDDVWKELKRTSWPSKQEVYGTTLVVIVATIIVAVYLGLVDLVLATLQKLVLFS
- the rplL gene encoding 50S ribosomal protein L7/L12, which translates into the protein MAADLNQIAESLSELTVMEAANLVKMLEEKWGVSAAAPVAVAAVAGAAGGEAAAEEKTEFDVELTAVGPKKINVIKVVREVTSLGLKEAKELVESAPKVVKEAVTKDEAEEIKKKFEEVGATAEIK
- the nusG gene encoding transcription termination/antitermination protein NusG, whose amino-acid sequence is MTDTEKREQIDSDVPAEASSPAPDPAVETPAGAEGAEAAPVDTADPEAGTSAPPPGDDGKEWYIIHTYSGFENKVMQSLRQRADAYGMGDKIGEILVPTEDVVEIRDGKKYTLKKKFFPGYVLVQMEMSDEAWHVVRSTPKVTGFVGGSQRPLPMTQEEVDRILGQIHVTETKPKPKFDYKVGETVKITDGPFSNFTGVVEEINEDRATLKVMVSIFGRATPVELEFHQVKRPD